The DNA segment ATCGGATTGATGATTAAAAACTTTGATCAACTTACTGAATTGGGGCTTGTCTATTTTATTCTTGAAAAATTGATCATATTGATTGTTGTGACTTTCGAATATCAGGCTTACTTGCAAATTAAAAATAAACATCATTTGACCTGATCCTATTAGGAGAAGACAGAGAAAATAAGCGCTATAAACGTGTGATCATTTAAATACACTTAACTTTTACGCTTAAAATAATTCAAAAAACAGGAAATTTAGCCCATGAAAATACTGCTCCTTTCCGACTCTCATTCTTTTATCGACGATCGAATTTTAGAATATGCAAAAAACGCAGATGAGATTTGGCATTGCGGAGATTTCGGAAATCTGGAAGTCATTGAGAAATTAGAAAAAATAAAACCTTTACTCGGCGTTTACGGAAACATCGATGGTACAGAAATTAGAAAAATATTTCCAGAAGTTTTAAGATTTAAATGTGAAGAGGTAGAAGTTCTGATGATTCACATCGGCGGTTATCCCGGGAAATATACTCCGTTAGCGAAAAAAGAAATAGAGGAAAAAACGCCGAAACTTTTCATTTCTGGCCATTCTCATATATTGAAAGCGATGTATGATCAGAAAAACAGCTTACTTCACCTGAATCCTGGTGCTATGGGGAAAGTTGGCTGGCATCAAATGCGAACCATGATGCGTTTTGAAATCAATGGAGATCAAATAGAGAACCTGGAAGTAATTGAATTAGGAACGAAATAGAAAAAAGCGTCCAATACTTCCCTACTTTTTTGGTAAACTCTCATAAATAGTATGAATTAGCCCATCAGCCACAGAAATTTTAGGGACAAATATTTTATCAATGTCACTCCAAGTCATGATGTTATTAAAAATCTGCAACGCGGGAACAATTACATCAGCGCGATCTTCACGCAGACCAAATTTAGTCATTCGCTCTGCAACCGTCAACTCGTTCATTTCTTTATAATATTTTTTTAAATAAGCACCAGACATCGGTTTGCCGTCCTTGGTCTTACTCATCGAAAATATCTTGTTGATATTCCCGCCTGAACCAATAGCTATAAATGGTTTATCACTATTAATGTTTTTACGGATCTCCTCCTTCATTTCTTTCCAGAGTTGCTCTTTAACCAGTCCATTCATTAACCTGATGGTCCCAATATTAAAAGACTTCTCATATTTGATCTTTCCGTTTTCAAAGAATGTTATTTCGCTGGAGCCTCCGCCAACATCAATATAAAGATATGCGCAGTTTTTATCCATGTTATCGGTCACATGATTCTCAAAAACTAAAGTTGCTTCCTGATCACCCGATATGATTTCGATATTAATTCCAGAATTTTTTTTGACTTGGTCAATAATATCCTTCCCATTTTTGGCATCACGCATCGCGCTGGTAGCGCACGCTCTATAATGTTTGACTTTATAGATCTTCATTAGATTGCTAAAGACCGTCATAGAATCAATTACCATTTGCGCCCGTTCAGGACCAATTTCTCCTTTTGTAAAAACATCCATTCCTAAACGAAGCGGAATTCTAAGCAGATTGAGTTTGGTGAATTGTGGCTTCCCCTTTTTAGGTTCCGTTACTTCATTAATCAACAACCGAGCTGCGTTACTTCCGATATCAATAGCTGCTAGAATCATGATAGGGTAAATTTTTGTAGGATTTAAACTTCAAATGAATACAATTAAATTTAAAGGAAAGAAGCATCAAATGAAAAGGGCAATAGTTCACGAATTGATTTCGTTTTATAAATCTCACCATCGAGTGACGCAAAATAGATCTCTATTTCTTCCTTCTGTTTCGCCTCATACTCTAAAATTGATTGTCTGCAAGCTCCACAAGGCGGAATAGGAACTGAAGTAGTCGCTTTTCTTGGAGCTCCGATAACAAAAAGTTTCTTGATTTTTATTTCTGGGAAATTAGCTCCGGTATAAAAAATAGTTGTTCTTTCTGCACACAGTCCTGATGGATAAGCAGCATTTTCCTGATTACTGCCGGTGATGATGTCGCCATTCTCTAATAAAATCGCACAGCCTACCGTGAAATCCGAATATGGAGCGTACGCTATTTCCCTGATCTCCATTGCCTTATCAAAAAGCGTTTTCTCGATGTCGTTCAGATGACTGTAATTTTCGATTGCTTCGAAATTAATTTTGATTTGTTTATCCATTTAAAAAAGTTGGAAAGTAAAGGTAACATTTTTTTTTAATTGTCGCGATTAATCGCGTTGCATAGAAGTTTGCGACGATATTCTCTCCAATCTCATCACTAAAAAATAAAAATGATTATTGTGGAAAATGGAGTGATGAAATTGAAATCTGTTTGAAATACTTGATTTTTATTATCTAAAGGCACTTAGGAAGTTATAGCATTTTACTAAAAAATGTAGCCGCTATAAATATAAGATGATTTTGGTTTAAAAATTGATTCTAAAAAACGCACTAAAACTTTATCTCAAGAATAAATGAGTGATTTCTTATTGAACGTAAAACAGATCTCATAAAACCAAATATAAAAGAAGCAATCATCACTAAGCGTTGAAATACAATCATTTAAAAACACCAATCAATAAAAAATAAAAAAATGGACACAAAAAAAACAAAAGAGCCGAAAAGTAAAGGAAAAAAAATTGCAGCAACACTTCAAGATTTTTTCATCGACAGTCTTAAAGACATTTACTGGGCAGAAAATGCATTAGTAAAGACGCTGCCAAAAATGTTTGATCAAGCCACGGATCAAAAATTGAAAACTGCCATAAAAGACCATTTGGCTCAAACAAAAGAACAAGTCGTGAGATTAGAACAGGTTTTTGAATCAATGGGAATAAAAGCTGAAGGAAAGAAATGCCTTGCAATGGACGGTATTATTAAAGAAGGTGAAGAAATCATGGAAGAAACCGCAGAAGGCCCAGTTCGTGATGCCGGAATTATCGCCAGCGCACAAAAAGTCGAGCATTATGAGATTGCAACGTATGGAACGTTGGCAGCATTTGCAAAAACTTTAAATGAAAGAACAGCTTTAGATCTGTTATTGAAAACGTTAGGAGAGGAAAAGAAATCAGATACTTTACTTAGTTATATTGCCGACACCAATTTGAATTCTCAAGCGGTTACTGGGAAATTGCAGTCGAAAGATCTTAATGCCGTTTAACTAAAAACATTTACCAAATAAGCACACCATACTATGAAAATAAATGAAAGCGAACCGTTTGAAAATGGCGCGAATCCAAAACAAGAACAATTAGGAAAATTTACGACCGATAATCAGGGAGAATTGATGACCACTGATCAAGGGTTGAAAATTAACGACGATCAAAATTCCCTAAAAGCTGGCGAGCGAGGTGCCACTTTATTAGAAGATTTTATATTAAGAGAAAAAATAACACATTTCGATCATGAAAGAATTCCAGAAAGAATCGTTCATGCAAGAGGCTCCGGAGCACACGGCGTCTTTGAACTTTACAAACCCATGGGAAAATATACGAAGGCAAAATTCTTAAATGATACTTCTATAAAAACTCCTGTATTTGTAAGGTTTTCAACTGTAGCAGGTTTCCGTGGATCAACTGATGTCCCAAGAGATGTTCGCGGAT comes from the Chryseobacterium sp. SNU WT5 genome and includes:
- the cdd gene encoding cytidine deaminase yields the protein MDKQIKINFEAIENYSHLNDIEKTLFDKAMEIREIAYAPYSDFTVGCAILLENGDIITGSNQENAAYPSGLCAERTTIFYTGANFPEIKIKKLFVIGAPRKATTSVPIPPCGACRQSILEYEAKQKEEIEIYFASLDGEIYKTKSIRELLPFSFDASFL
- a CDS encoding metallophosphoesterase family protein encodes the protein MKILLLSDSHSFIDDRILEYAKNADEIWHCGDFGNLEVIEKLEKIKPLLGVYGNIDGTEIRKIFPEVLRFKCEEVEVLMIHIGGYPGKYTPLAKKEIEEKTPKLFISGHSHILKAMYDQKNSLLHLNPGAMGKVGWHQMRTMMRFEINGDQIENLEVIELGTK
- a CDS encoding exopolyphosphatase; the encoded protein is MILAAIDIGSNAARLLINEVTEPKKGKPQFTKLNLLRIPLRLGMDVFTKGEIGPERAQMVIDSMTVFSNLMKIYKVKHYRACATSAMRDAKNGKDIIDQVKKNSGINIEIISGDQEATLVFENHVTDNMDKNCAYLYIDVGGGSSEITFFENGKIKYEKSFNIGTIRLMNGLVKEQLWKEMKEEIRKNINSDKPFIAIGSGGNINKIFSMSKTKDGKPMSGAYLKKYYKEMNELTVAERMTKFGLREDRADVIVPALQIFNNIMTWSDIDKIFVPKISVADGLIHTIYESLPKK
- a CDS encoding ferritin-like domain-containing protein, which translates into the protein MDTKKTKEPKSKGKKIAATLQDFFIDSLKDIYWAENALVKTLPKMFDQATDQKLKTAIKDHLAQTKEQVVRLEQVFESMGIKAEGKKCLAMDGIIKEGEEIMEETAEGPVRDAGIIASAQKVEHYEIATYGTLAAFAKTLNERTALDLLLKTLGEEKKSDTLLSYIADTNLNSQAVTGKLQSKDLNAV